In Pseudomonas fluorescens NCIMB 11764, a single window of DNA contains:
- the algB gene encoding sigma-54-dependent response regulator transcription factor AlgB, translating into MESATEHQGRILLVDDESAILRTFRYCLEDEGYSVATANSAAQADALLQRQVFDLCFLDLRLGEDNGLDVLAQMRIQAPWMRVVIVTAHSAVDTAVDAIQAGAADYLVKPCSPDQLRLATAKQLEVRQLSARLEALEGEVRKPKDGLDSHSPAMKVVLETARQVASTDANILILGESGTGKGELSQAIHGWSKRAKKSCVTINCPSLTAELMESELFGHSRGAFTGASESTLGRVNQADGGTLFLDEIGDFPLTLQPKLLRFIQDKEYERVGDPVTRRADVRILAATNLNLEDMVRDGRFREDLLYRLNVITLHLPPLRERREDILNLADRFLARFVKEYARPARGFSDEAREALLGYRWPGNIRELRNVVERASIICPQERVEISHLGMAEPPVNNAPRIGAALSLDELEKAHIGAVLATADTLDQAAKTLGIDASTLYRKRKQYNL; encoded by the coding sequence ATGGAATCAGCCACCGAGCATCAGGGCCGCATTCTGCTGGTGGACGACGAGTCTGCCATCCTGCGAACGTTCCGTTACTGCCTCGAAGACGAGGGCTACAGCGTCGCCACGGCCAACAGCGCAGCGCAGGCCGATGCGTTGTTGCAACGCCAGGTGTTTGATCTGTGCTTCCTCGATTTACGCCTGGGTGAAGACAACGGCCTCGATGTCCTGGCCCAGATGCGCATTCAGGCACCTTGGATGCGCGTTGTCATTGTCACTGCCCACTCGGCCGTAGACACCGCCGTGGATGCGATCCAGGCGGGCGCCGCTGATTACCTGGTCAAACCGTGCAGCCCGGATCAATTGCGCCTGGCCACCGCCAAGCAACTGGAAGTGCGGCAATTGTCAGCCCGCCTGGAAGCGCTGGAAGGTGAAGTGCGCAAACCCAAGGATGGGCTGGATTCCCACAGCCCGGCCATGAAAGTCGTGCTCGAGACTGCCCGCCAGGTGGCCAGCACCGATGCCAATATTTTGATTCTCGGTGAATCCGGCACCGGTAAAGGCGAACTGTCCCAGGCCATTCACGGCTGGAGCAAACGCGCGAAGAAATCCTGCGTCACCATCAACTGCCCATCGCTGACGGCCGAATTGATGGAAAGCGAACTCTTCGGCCACAGCCGTGGGGCGTTCACCGGCGCGAGCGAAAGTACGCTGGGGCGGGTGAATCAGGCGGACGGAGGAACGCTGTTTCTCGACGAGATCGGCGATTTTCCCCTGACATTGCAGCCAAAGTTACTGCGTTTCATTCAGGACAAGGAATACGAGCGGGTCGGCGACCCCGTGACTCGCCGCGCCGATGTACGCATCCTGGCTGCCACCAACCTCAATCTTGAAGACATGGTGCGCGACGGTCGTTTCCGTGAAGATTTGCTCTATCGCTTGAACGTCATCACCTTGCATCTGCCGCCGTTGCGCGAACGCCGGGAGGATATCCTGAACCTGGCTGACCGCTTCCTGGCCCGGTTCGTCAAGGAATACGCGCGCCCGGCGCGAGGCTTCAGCGACGAGGCGCGTGAAGCGCTGCTGGGTTATCGCTGGCCGGGGAACATTCGGGAGTTGCGCAACGTTGTTGAGCGGGCGAGCATCATCTGTCCTCAGGAGCGTGTCGAGATCAGCCACCTCGGGATGGCCGAGCCCCCGGTGAACAATGCGCCGCGCATTGGTGCTGCGCTGAGTCTGGACGAGTTGGAGAAGGCGCACATCGGCGCGGTACTGGCCACCGCCGACACGCTGGACCAGGCCGCGAAGACGCTCGGGATCGATGCTTCGACGCTGTACCGCAAACGCAAGCAGTACAACCTGTGA
- a CDS encoding DUF1328 domain-containing protein — translation MLSWAITFLIIAIIAAVLGFGGIAGTATGIAKILFVVFLVMFIASFFFGRRGRG, via the coding sequence ATGTTGAGCTGGGCAATCACGTTCTTGATCATTGCCATCATCGCTGCAGTACTGGGCTTCGGTGGTATCGCGGGCACCGCCACGGGTATCGCCAAGATTCTCTTTGTCGTGTTCCTGGTGATGTTCATTGCTTCGTTCTTCTTTGGCCGTCGCGGTCGAGGTTGA